GGATGGGTATTGCCACGCTCTCGGCCTACCTCGTTGAAGACGACATACGGACGGGACGCTTGCAGCGCATCTTGCCCGAATATCACCTGGCCGATAGGGAGTTCCGGATCGTGTACTCGACCCGCAAATTCCAGTCGCTCAAGGTCAAGGCATTCATCGATCTCGCGGTCGAACATTTTCGTCAGACCAACGAGTAGACCATTTGACCGAAACTCGAAAGTGCATGTCCGACCGCTTGTGTTCGCGGTGGTTATAGTCGAATCCTCTTTATTGCCCAGTCCCTCTTCCCTGTTGTTCGTCTACAAGCTCATGAAAACATCGTTCAAATTTGTTGGCCTGTCGGGTAGCCTGCGTCAGGCGTCTTTCTCGTCCACCGTGCTGAACGCGTTCGGCCAGCAGCTTCACTCCCACGGGCACGGTCTCGATCTGTTGAATATCGGCGACTTCCCGCACTACAACCAGGATATCGAAGAAGCCGGTCTGCCGGCAGCGGTCGCAACGGGACGCCACCTCGTCGAGCAAAGCGACGGCGTCGTCATTGTTGCGCCGGAGTTCAATCACGGCATACCTGGTGTCCTGAAGAACGCCTTGGACTGGCTCTCCCGGCCCGCATTTGCGAGCTGCTTCGAGAACAAGCCGGTTATCTTCTGCACGATCTCGCCGGGCGCGCTTGGGGGCGTCCGCGCGCAGTATCAACTGCGGGAAACGCTGAGTTCAATGCTTTGCCACGTTGTGCCTATGCCGGAAATCGTCATTCCGCACGTCAACAAGAAGGTCGAAAACGGGGTCTTCACGGACAAGCCGACCCTCGACTTCATCTCGAACTCTATCAGGCGACTGATCCAGGCGATCGAGCTCCGCCGAACTGCGCAGGACCAGGTGTCTGCGATCGAAGCCTGACGCGCTAGCGCGGATTCCTCTCTCGCGCGTGTTCGCACACGGCACGCGCGAGAATCGGGGCGCTTCGAGCGTCACGCTGCCGGTACAGTCGCTCGTTCCTGAATTTCACAAGCAATCCCAAGGAAAATGCTCCAATGAGAATGGCCATGCTGGCTCCGGTCGCCGCACTCATCGTGACTTCGAGCGCCCCTTTCCCTTAGGGAAAGCCTCGTTGAGGATCGAGCAAACCGCAGCGCCAGGCGCCGTTCACAATGGAGGGGATTCGACACCGAACGTCTAACGCCACACTGCAGATCGATCATGCCAAACGCTCCCGCCCCCCTGAAGGTCGTCTTCCTTGACCGCGCAACCATTTCCCCCCAAACCGTACTCAAGGCACTCCCCTTCCCGCATTCCCTTGAGGTTTTCCAAAACACGCCCGCTGAGTCGGTTGCGGTTCGCATCGCGAATGCGGATATCGTCATCGTGAACAAGGTTCGCCTCACCCGTTCGGACCTGGAACAGGCGAAGCACCTGAAAATGATCGCCATCGCCGCGACAGGTACCGACAATGTCGACCTCACGACCTGTCGCGAGCGGGGAATCGTGGTGAGCAACATCCGGAACTACGCCACGCACACCGTCCCCGAGCACACGTTTGCGCTGATCTTTGCACTGCGGCGCAGCCTCGTGGCCTACCGCGACGCGGTCAGCGCCGGCCGCTGGCTGGAGGCGAACCAGTTCTGCTTCTTCGACTTTCCCATCCGCGACCTGAGCGGCACCACGCTGGGAATCATCGGCGATGGGGCGCTCGGACGCGCCGTTGCCGATATCGGACGCGCGCTCGGACTTCGCGTTCTCTTCTCCGCTTATAAAGGCCGCGCGGATATGGGTCCGCTCTATACACCGTTCCAGGAGATGCTTGAGACGAGCGACATCATTTCCTTGCATTGTCCCTTGACGCCCGCCACGCGGGACCTGATCGGGAAAGCCGAATTTCTTCAGATGAAGCGCAAGCCGCTGCTGATCAACACCGCGCGCGGCGGGTTGGTGAACGAGACCGCACTCGTTGCAGCCTTGAAGTCGGGGATGATCTCGGGGGCCGGCTTCGATGTCGTGACGCAAGAACCGATGCCGCTCGACCATCCGTTCCAGGAAATCCTGTCGCACCCTGGTTTTGTTCTGACGCCGCACGTGGCGTGGGCGAGCGACGAAGCGATTCAGGCGCTGGCCGATCAACTCATCGACAACATCGCCGCATTTCAGGCCGGCAACCCCGGGCACGTCGTGTCGCTCGCCTAAGCGGGTAAACCTTAGGCTGCCACCGCAATGCCTTGCCGGCGGGTCCTCGCGGCCGCCTTTCCCGGATGGAAAGCATCCTTGAGAATCCAGCGATTATCGCGCGCCTGGAAATGCAGCAGGATGAACGACATGACGCGGCATTCCGACGTAGCGCGCCTTCGTTCAACCAGGAGTTTGCAATGCCATTGATTGACCACCTTGATCATCTGGTTCTGACCTGTGTCGACCCCGAGGCGACCCGGCACTTCTACACCCAGGTCATGCAGATGGAACCCGAGACGTTCGGCGCGGGCCGGCTGGCTTTCCGATTCGGCAATCAGAAGATCAACCTTCACGTTCGCGGATCCGAATTCGAACCGAAGGCACACATCCCCGTGCCCGGCGCACTCGACTTGTGCTTCATTGCCGCCGTCCCGCTCGACGATGTGATCAGGCATCTGAACAAGGTGGAGTGGCCGATCGTCGAGGGGCCGGTTGAACGCACCGGCGCCACGCAGAAGATCCGCTCGGTGTACGTGCGCGATCCCGATCTCAACCTGATCGAAATTTCCGAACTCTTGAACTGAGTCGCGAAGGTCATTGCCGCGGTGTGTGGCGCAGGGTGCGCCCAGGTCGCGCACCCGCCATGACACAGCCAGCGGCACCGCACCAGGCATAAGAACCGTGGGCGGCACATCAGCATGATCCAATAAATCAAGGAGACGCCATGAGCGCCAA
Above is a genomic segment from Paraburkholderia phenazinium containing:
- a CDS encoding NADPH-dependent FMN reductase yields the protein MFVYKLMKTSFKFVGLSGSLRQASFSSTVLNAFGQQLHSHGHGLDLLNIGDFPHYNQDIEEAGLPAAVATGRHLVEQSDGVVIVAPEFNHGIPGVLKNALDWLSRPAFASCFENKPVIFCTISPGALGGVRAQYQLRETLSSMLCHVVPMPEIVIPHVNKKVENGVFTDKPTLDFISNSIRRLIQAIELRRTAQDQVSAIEA
- a CDS encoding VOC family protein, producing the protein MPLIDHLDHLVLTCVDPEATRHFYTQVMQMEPETFGAGRLAFRFGNQKINLHVRGSEFEPKAHIPVPGALDLCFIAAVPLDDVIRHLNKVEWPIVEGPVERTGATQKIRSVYVRDPDLNLIEISELLN
- a CDS encoding D-2-hydroxyacid dehydrogenase, whose amino-acid sequence is MPNAPAPLKVVFLDRATISPQTVLKALPFPHSLEVFQNTPAESVAVRIANADIVIVNKVRLTRSDLEQAKHLKMIAIAATGTDNVDLTTCRERGIVVSNIRNYATHTVPEHTFALIFALRRSLVAYRDAVSAGRWLEANQFCFFDFPIRDLSGTTLGIIGDGALGRAVADIGRALGLRVLFSAYKGRADMGPLYTPFQEMLETSDIISLHCPLTPATRDLIGKAEFLQMKRKPLLINTARGGLVNETALVAALKSGMISGAGFDVVTQEPMPLDHPFQEILSHPGFVLTPHVAWASDEAIQALADQLIDNIAAFQAGNPGHVVSLA